In Arthrobacter sp. MN05-02, one genomic interval encodes:
- a CDS encoding ABC transporter, giving the protein MTTHSAPPTLRALDVRNLGVRYGEVQALDDVSMSLDAARICGLIGVNGSGKSTLFKALMGLLVQGAGSVELFGMSAAGARKQGLVAYMPQAEEVDWTFPVSVSDVVAMGLYGRLGASRRLRGPDRAAVEDALERVGLADLGRRQIGQLSGGQRKRVFIARSIAQDARLLLLDEPFAGVDQASERTMTVLLKALRDEGRSVLVSTHDLAGVPELCDEAVLLHRRVLAQGDPSLVLTHGNLARAFGPPPTPAHTPASANPDGRP; this is encoded by the coding sequence ATGACGACCCATTCCGCCCCGCCCACCCTGCGCGCACTCGACGTCCGGAACCTCGGCGTGCGCTACGGCGAGGTCCAGGCGCTCGACGACGTCTCGATGAGTCTCGACGCGGCACGGATCTGCGGACTCATCGGGGTCAACGGCTCGGGCAAGTCGACACTGTTCAAGGCGCTCATGGGGCTGCTGGTCCAAGGGGCCGGGAGCGTCGAGCTGTTCGGCATGTCCGCTGCGGGCGCCCGGAAGCAGGGCCTGGTGGCCTACATGCCGCAGGCCGAGGAGGTGGACTGGACGTTCCCCGTCTCCGTCTCCGACGTCGTCGCCATGGGCCTGTACGGTCGGCTGGGCGCCTCCCGTCGCCTGCGCGGACCGGACCGCGCGGCCGTGGAGGACGCCCTGGAGCGCGTGGGACTGGCCGACCTCGGGAGGCGCCAGATCGGCCAGCTGTCGGGTGGCCAGCGCAAGCGGGTCTTCATCGCCCGCAGCATCGCGCAGGACGCCCGGCTGCTGCTGCTCGACGAGCCCTTCGCCGGTGTCGACCAGGCGAGCGAGCGCACCATGACCGTACTGCTGAAAGCGCTGCGGGACGAGGGTCGGTCGGTGCTGGTCTCGACCCATGACCTCGCAGGCGTGCCCGAGCTGTGCGACGAGGCCGTCCTCCTGCACCGGCGTGTGCTCGCGCAGGGCGATCCCTCGCTCGTGCTGACCCACGGGAACCTGGCTCGCGCCTTCGGTCCGCCTCCCACGCCCGCGCACACGCCCGCCTCCGCCAATCCGGACGGTCGGCCCTGA
- the ybdK_1 gene encoding putative glutamate--cysteine ligase 2: MTTLGLEEEYLLLEPETGLPAHRADEVEGLLEATPEVGRDEIQRELLSCQIETATPVCDTLTQAEESLLNFRRKLAEAAARTGILGAATGTSPWMRQAYPELTDKPRYEDLRASAPGIVGDQFVNGLHVHVGVPDPERGVQALNRIRPWIPLLTALSVNSPYWLGRDSGFGSWRVVHYRRWAVQGVAPWFADAADYERRITRLGASGAILDRGVLTWVARLSDHYPTLELRACDVQLEAQDSVLLGALTRALVVTALHEAEADTAPLVPDPELLDAALWQAARDGLTGSLVDFSTAEPVPARGLLEDFLEHVGPALDAEGDTDWVRAGLATIADRGTGAERQRQAMRDGGSDALLDLYGRTPHPRAVDGVAPARADEGRPRTARRGAR, translated from the coding sequence ATGACCACTCTCGGACTGGAGGAGGAGTACCTGCTCCTCGAACCGGAGACGGGGCTGCCCGCCCATCGCGCCGACGAGGTGGAGGGGCTGCTCGAAGCGACGCCGGAGGTCGGCAGGGACGAGATCCAGCGCGAACTGCTGTCCTGCCAGATCGAGACGGCCACCCCCGTGTGCGACACGCTGACCCAGGCCGAGGAATCCCTGTTGAACTTCCGCAGGAAGCTCGCGGAGGCAGCTGCCAGGACCGGGATCCTCGGCGCGGCCACCGGGACGTCGCCCTGGATGCGGCAGGCGTATCCCGAGCTGACCGACAAGCCTCGCTACGAGGACCTGCGCGCCAGCGCACCCGGCATCGTGGGCGACCAGTTCGTGAACGGGCTGCACGTGCACGTCGGCGTCCCCGACCCCGAGCGCGGCGTCCAGGCACTCAACCGCATCCGCCCTTGGATCCCGCTGCTCACCGCCCTCAGCGTCAATTCGCCCTACTGGCTGGGCCGCGACAGCGGCTTCGGGAGCTGGCGCGTGGTGCACTACCGCCGCTGGGCCGTCCAGGGCGTGGCGCCGTGGTTCGCGGATGCGGCCGACTACGAGCGCCGCATCACGCGCCTCGGTGCGAGCGGTGCGATCCTGGACCGCGGGGTCCTCACCTGGGTGGCACGCCTGTCGGACCACTACCCCACCCTCGAGCTCAGGGCGTGCGACGTGCAGCTCGAGGCGCAGGACTCCGTCCTCCTCGGCGCACTCACGCGTGCACTCGTCGTCACGGCCCTGCACGAGGCGGAGGCGGACACCGCGCCGCTCGTCCCGGATCCTGAACTCCTGGACGCCGCCCTCTGGCAGGCTGCCCGCGACGGGCTCACCGGCTCCCTCGTGGATTTCTCCACGGCGGAGCCCGTGCCCGCACGGGGCCTCCTCGAGGATTTCCTCGAGCACGTCGGCCCGGCCCTCGACGCCGAGGGCGACACGGACTGGGTGCGCGCAGGCCTCGCCACGATCGCGGACCGGGGTACGGGAGCCGAACGCCAGCGGCAGGCCATGCGCGACGGTGGCAGCGACGCACTGCTGGACCTGTACGGGCGGACCCCTCACCCACGAGCCGTAGACGGGGTCGCGCCCGCTCGGGCGGACGAGGGCCGGCCTAGGACCGCGCGGCGCGGAGCTCGATGA
- a CDS encoding membrane protein, translating into MDIVAFLLEPLQYGFLTRALAVTLAAAVVAAVLSCWLILMGWSLMGDAVSHAVLPGVALAYIIGIPFSIGAFVFGAGAVALIGIVRSTTKLKADTVIGVVFTALFATGLAIVSATPSQIDLMHILFGNVLGVSAGEVWQVLLLGVLTLAVLLFKRRDLTLLAFDRTHAHVIGLNTRMLSALLLGLLALTVVVGLQAVGIILVVAMLITPGATAFLLSRSFDRMLVIAVALTVTASLAGVYASYYLDISTGAAVVLCQAIVFAVVYLFARPDGMVWQARRRHHAARMRAAQARAGQTGTGQTSTGGTAVGLAPAGSGPAPPASGPALPGAGPALRGDA; encoded by the coding sequence ATGGACATCGTCGCCTTCCTCCTCGAGCCCCTGCAGTACGGCTTCCTCACCCGGGCCCTCGCCGTCACCCTCGCCGCCGCCGTCGTGGCCGCCGTCCTCTCCTGCTGGCTCATCCTCATGGGGTGGTCGCTCATGGGCGATGCCGTGTCCCACGCCGTCCTGCCCGGCGTGGCCCTCGCCTACATCATCGGCATCCCCTTCTCCATCGGCGCCTTCGTCTTCGGCGCGGGGGCGGTGGCGCTCATCGGGATCGTCCGCTCCACCACCAAGCTGAAGGCGGACACCGTGATCGGCGTGGTGTTCACCGCACTGTTCGCCACCGGGCTGGCCATCGTCTCCGCCACGCCGTCGCAGATCGACCTGATGCACATCCTCTTCGGCAACGTCCTCGGCGTGTCCGCCGGAGAGGTGTGGCAGGTGCTGCTCCTGGGCGTGCTGACCCTCGCCGTCCTGCTGTTCAAGCGGCGCGACCTCACCCTGCTGGCCTTCGACCGCACGCACGCCCACGTGATCGGGCTCAACACCCGCATGCTGTCGGCTCTGCTGCTCGGCCTGCTCGCACTCACCGTCGTCGTCGGACTCCAGGCCGTCGGGATCATCCTCGTCGTGGCGATGCTCATCACGCCCGGCGCCACGGCGTTCCTGCTGTCCCGCAGCTTCGACCGCATGCTGGTGATCGCCGTCGCGCTGACCGTCACCGCCTCCCTGGCGGGCGTCTACGCCAGCTACTACCTCGACATCTCCACGGGCGCCGCCGTGGTGCTCTGCCAGGCGATCGTCTTCGCCGTGGTCTACCTCTTCGCGCGTCCCGACGGCATGGTCTGGCAGGCACGACGGCGCCACCACGCCGCGCGCATGCGTGCCGCACAGGCCCGTGCGGGGCAGACCGGTACCGGGCAGACCAGCACCGGAGGAACTGCCGTCGGACTGGCGCCGGCCGGCTCCGGCCCGGCCCCGCCCGCGTCCGGCCCCGCGCTGCCCGGGGCCGGCCCTGCCCTCCGCGGGGACGCCTGA
- a CDS encoding DtxR family transcriptional regulator translates to MAGRRGAVLSIESTSVQDYVKAIYAFTEWQGDAVTATHLATRLSVANSSVTGMVAKLVDLGLADHRKYGPISLTPSGQALALAMVRRHRLIETFLVTGLGYGWDEVHDEAELLEHTVSDAFVERLDAKLGHPRRDPHGDPIPAADGTVRYPRAHRLDRLDDGHAGRLVRVSDDDPDVLRFLDRSGIALDDDLQLTRRRAGSLLELRHGAAASSRDLAVDPAVAGALWIESTVPHEGCVVDAGPS, encoded by the coding sequence ATGGCGGGCCGCAGGGGCGCCGTGCTCAGCATCGAATCCACCAGCGTGCAGGACTACGTCAAGGCGATCTACGCGTTCACCGAATGGCAGGGCGACGCCGTCACGGCCACGCACCTGGCCACGCGCCTCTCGGTCGCCAACTCCTCCGTGACCGGGATGGTCGCCAAGCTCGTGGACCTCGGGCTGGCCGACCACCGCAAGTACGGGCCCATCAGCCTCACACCCTCCGGGCAGGCACTGGCCCTCGCGATGGTCCGCAGGCACCGGCTCATCGAGACATTCCTCGTCACCGGGCTGGGCTACGGCTGGGACGAGGTGCACGACGAGGCGGAACTGCTCGAGCACACCGTCTCCGACGCCTTCGTCGAGCGGCTCGACGCGAAGCTGGGCCACCCGCGCCGGGACCCGCACGGGGACCCGATCCCGGCGGCGGACGGCACGGTCCGGTACCCGCGGGCGCATCGGCTCGACAGGCTCGACGACGGACACGCGGGCCGGCTGGTACGCGTGAGCGACGACGACCCCGATGTGCTGCGCTTCCTCGACCGCAGCGGCATCGCGCTCGACGACGACCTGCAGCTGACCCGCCGCCGCGCAGGGTCCCTGCTGGAACTCCGCCACGGCGCGGCCGCCTCCTCCCGGGACCTCGCCGTCGATCCGGCCGTCGCCGGCGCCCTCTGGATCGAGAGCACCGTACCCCATGAGGGCTGCGTCGTCGACGCCGGACCCTCCTGA